The Streptomyces sp. Mut1 genome window below encodes:
- a CDS encoding NAD-binding protein, translating into MLGSVSSFPQQPQPSPFSGHMVVCGDDALAQRLAVELRYVYGERVTLVVPPEPGAARPESPLSGRGRAAALFGRMASAMNRNGGGLPHGSDGDTNAGVEAVRILQAAEPSDESLEEAGIDTASAVALVYDDDERNIRAALTARRLNPRVRLVIRLYNRKLGLHLETLLDQAAALASPGIDQAALDASTTVLSDADTAAPALAATALAGSTRVIRAEGLFLRAAERTPPRPGQVAEPALCTLALLSSTTHDPAGAEGSDSSGAEGPQLLPDQNQVAAAAGRGTVVLEAVTQSGPAAPKPRMSGRSAPLSQFFSRRLRWSALGVGLAVLGLAVASSVTTGDHPLHAVYLTLLDLFAMGDPAIGDPTPRQIIQILSGIAGLMLLPLLVAGVLEAFGSLRTASSLRRPPRGLSGHVVLLGLGKIGTRVLVHLRELGIPVVCVEDDPDARGIAVARRLHVPVVLGDVTHEGVLEAAKITRSRGLLALTSVDTTNLEAALYARSLKPNLRVTVRLFDDEFATAVYRTLRTAHPQALTRSRSVSHLAGPSFAVAMMGRQILGAIPVERKVMLFAAIEVAGHPQLEGRTVEQAFRAGAWRVLALDVAPPAPPGAPGAPAEQSGLVWNLHPGYVLRPTDRVVVAATRRGLAELLGRRALTRR; encoded by the coding sequence ATGCTGGGTTCCGTGTCCTCATTCCCCCAGCAACCCCAACCCTCCCCGTTCTCCGGCCACATGGTGGTCTGCGGCGACGACGCGCTCGCCCAGCGGCTCGCCGTGGAGCTGCGTTACGTCTACGGGGAACGGGTCACCCTCGTCGTGCCCCCGGAGCCGGGCGCGGCCAGACCGGAGTCGCCGCTGAGCGGGCGCGGCCGGGCGGCCGCGCTGTTCGGCCGGATGGCGTCCGCGATGAACCGCAACGGGGGCGGGCTGCCCCACGGCTCGGACGGGGACACCAACGCCGGGGTCGAGGCGGTGCGCATCCTCCAGGCGGCGGAACCCTCCGACGAGTCGCTGGAGGAGGCGGGCATCGACACGGCGTCGGCGGTGGCGCTCGTCTACGACGACGACGAGCGCAACATCCGGGCCGCGCTGACCGCCCGCCGGCTCAACCCCCGTGTCCGGCTGGTGATCCGGCTCTACAACCGCAAGCTCGGCCTGCATCTGGAGACCCTGCTCGACCAGGCGGCCGCCCTCGCGTCCCCCGGCATCGACCAGGCCGCGCTGGACGCCTCCACCACGGTCCTGTCCGACGCCGACACCGCCGCCCCCGCCCTCGCGGCCACCGCGCTCGCCGGTTCGACCCGGGTGATCCGGGCGGAGGGCCTGTTCCTTCGCGCGGCCGAACGCACCCCGCCCCGGCCGGGCCAGGTCGCCGAGCCCGCCCTGTGCACACTGGCCCTGCTCTCCTCCACCACCCACGACCCGGCCGGCGCGGAGGGCTCCGACAGCAGCGGCGCGGAGGGCCCCCAGCTCCTCCCCGACCAGAACCAGGTGGCGGCCGCCGCCGGACGCGGCACGGTGGTCCTGGAGGCCGTCACCCAGTCGGGCCCGGCCGCGCCCAAGCCCCGGATGAGCGGCCGGAGCGCCCCGCTGAGCCAGTTCTTCTCGCGCCGGCTGCGGTGGTCGGCACTGGGCGTCGGGCTGGCCGTCCTCGGCCTCGCGGTGGCCTCCTCGGTCACCACGGGCGACCACCCCCTGCACGCCGTCTACCTCACCCTCCTCGACCTGTTCGCGATGGGCGACCCGGCGATCGGCGACCCCACGCCCCGCCAGATCATCCAGATCCTCTCCGGCATCGCCGGCCTGATGCTGCTCCCCCTCCTGGTGGCCGGCGTCCTGGAGGCCTTCGGCTCCCTGCGGACGGCCTCCTCCCTGCGCCGCCCGCCGCGCGGCCTGTCCGGCCATGTGGTGCTGCTGGGCCTCGGCAAGATCGGCACCCGCGTCCTGGTCCACCTGCGGGAGCTGGGCATCCCGGTCGTCTGCGTGGAGGACGACCCCGACGCGCGCGGCATCGCGGTGGCCCGCCGCCTGCACGTGCCGGTCGTCCTCGGTGACGTCACCCACGAAGGGGTGCTGGAGGCCGCGAAGATCACCCGCTCCCGCGGCCTCCTCGCCCTGACCAGCGTCGACACGACGAACCTGGAGGCCGCGCTCTACGCCCGCTCGCTCAAGCCGAACCTGCGGGTGACGGTGCGCCTGTTCGACGACGAGTTCGCCACCGCGGTCTACCGCACCCTGCGCACGGCCCACCCGCAGGCCCTGACCCGTTCCCGCTCCGTCTCCCACCTGGCCGGACCCTCCTTCGCGGTCGCCATGATGGGCCGGCAGATCCTGGGCGCGATCCCGGTCGAGCGCAAGGTGATGCTCTTCGCCGCGATCGAGGTGGCGGGCCATCCGCAGCTGGAGGGGCGCACGGTGGAGCAGGCGTTTCGCGCGGGCGCGTGGCGTGTCCTGGCCCTGGACGTGGCCCCGCCCGCACCGCCGGGCGCGCCGGGCGCCCCGGCGGAGCAGAGCGGCCTGGTCTGGAACCTCCACCCCGGCTACGTCCTGCGCCCCACGGACCGCGTGGTGGTCGCCGCGACCCGCCGCGGTTTGGCGGAGCTTTTGGGGCGGCGGGCGCTGACGCGGCGCTGA
- a CDS encoding VOC family protein, with amino-acid sequence MSFTGETHVRLARPSLDLAAAERFWVAGLGLTVLFRADAGRAPGAHDLLMVGHPDASWHLELTSGGDHPVRPRPTDDDLLVLYLDGAVPDELVARLLASGGTRVTSPNPYWNEWGVTVEDPDGYRVVLCRRGWG; translated from the coding sequence GTGTCATTCACCGGAGAGACCCACGTCCGGCTGGCCCGACCGTCCCTGGATCTCGCCGCCGCCGAGCGCTTCTGGGTTGCCGGGCTCGGGCTGACGGTCCTCTTCCGCGCGGATGCGGGGCGGGCGCCTGGTGCGCATGACCTTCTCATGGTGGGGCATCCGGACGCGTCCTGGCATCTGGAGCTGACGTCCGGCGGCGACCACCCTGTGCGGCCTCGCCCCACCGACGACGACCTGCTCGTGCTGTACCTGGACGGGGCCGTGCCGGATGAGCTGGTGGCACGGCTGCTGGCGTCCGGCGGTACGCGGGTCACCTCGCCGAACCCGTACTGGAACGAGTGGGGCGTCACGGTGGAGGACCCGGACGGGTACCGGGTTGTGCTGTGCCGGCGGGGGTGGGGGTGA
- a CDS encoding LLM class flavin-dependent oxidoreductase: MQFGIFTVGDVTTDPTTGTTPSEHARIKATVAIARKAEEVGLDVFATGEHHNPPFVPSSPTTTLGFIAAQTNRIILSTSTTLITTNDPVKIAEDYATLQHLADGRVDLMMGRGNTGPVYPWFGKDIRQGIPLAVENYALLHKLWREDVVDWEGKFRTPLQSFTATPRPLDGVPPFVWHGSIRSPEIAEQAAYYGDGFFHNNIFWPIEHTRKMVNLYRQRYAHYGHGTAEQAIVGLGGQVFMRKNSQDAVREFRPYFDNAPVYGHGPSMEDFTQQTPLTVGSPQEVIERTLTFRDAVGDYQRQLFLMDHAGLPLKTVLEQLDILGEEVVPVLRKEFAALRPAGVPETAPLHPAVAATITKEN, encoded by the coding sequence ATGCAGTTCGGGATCTTCACCGTCGGGGACGTCACCACCGACCCCACCACCGGCACGACACCGAGCGAGCACGCGCGGATCAAGGCGACCGTCGCCATCGCACGGAAGGCCGAGGAGGTCGGGCTCGACGTGTTCGCGACGGGCGAGCACCACAACCCGCCGTTCGTCCCCTCCTCACCGACCACCACGCTGGGCTTCATCGCGGCGCAGACGAACCGCATCATCCTGTCGACCTCGACCACGCTGATCACGACCAACGACCCGGTGAAGATCGCCGAGGACTACGCGACGCTCCAGCACCTGGCCGACGGCCGCGTGGACCTGATGATGGGGCGCGGGAACACCGGCCCGGTGTACCCGTGGTTCGGCAAGGACATCCGCCAGGGCATCCCGCTCGCGGTGGAGAACTACGCCCTGCTGCACAAGCTGTGGCGGGAGGACGTCGTGGACTGGGAGGGCAAGTTCCGGACGCCGCTCCAGTCGTTCACGGCGACACCGCGCCCGCTGGACGGCGTACCGCCGTTCGTCTGGCACGGCTCGATCCGGTCCCCGGAGATCGCCGAGCAGGCCGCGTACTACGGCGACGGCTTCTTCCACAACAACATCTTCTGGCCCATCGAGCACACGAGGAAGATGGTGAACCTGTACCGGCAGCGGTACGCGCACTACGGCCACGGCACCGCCGAGCAGGCGATCGTCGGCCTCGGCGGCCAGGTGTTCATGCGGAAGAACTCGCAGGACGCGGTACGCGAGTTCCGCCCGTACTTCGACAACGCCCCGGTCTACGGGCACGGGCCGTCGATGGAGGACTTCACGCAGCAGACGCCGCTGACCGTGGGCTCCCCGCAGGAGGTCATCGAGCGGACGCTGACCTTCCGGGACGCGGTCGGTGACTACCAGCGCCAGCTGTTCCTGATGGACCACGCGGGGCTGCCGCTGAAGACGGTGCTGGAGCAGCTGGACATCCTCGGCGAGGAGGTCGTCCCCGTACTGCGCAAGGAGTTCGCCGCGCTGCGGCCGGCCGGAGTCCCCGAGACCGCGCCGCTGCACCCGGCCGTCGCCGCCACGATCACGAAGGAGAACTGA
- a CDS encoding FMN reductase: protein MFATEPLRIVAVSAGLSNPSSTRLLADRLAAATREQLETGQDRPVEVRVIELRDLAVDIAGHLVSGFPPAALEDALAAVTGADGLIAVTPVFTASYSGLFKSFFDLVENTALTGKPVLIAATGGTARHSLVLEHAMRPLFAYLRAVTLPTSVYAASEDWGAAGDAYADGLPVRIRRAGGELAHAVTGGGTVSGASRAPGPDDEVVPFAQQLAALRPA from the coding sequence GTGTTCGCCACCGAACCGCTGAGGATCGTCGCCGTATCGGCCGGGCTCAGCAACCCCTCGTCCACCCGGCTGCTGGCCGACCGGCTGGCCGCCGCGACGCGGGAGCAGCTGGAGACCGGGCAGGACCGCCCGGTCGAGGTCCGGGTGATCGAGCTGCGGGACCTGGCCGTGGACATCGCGGGCCACCTGGTGTCCGGCTTCCCGCCGGCCGCCCTGGAGGACGCGCTCGCCGCGGTGACCGGGGCGGACGGCCTGATCGCCGTCACACCGGTCTTCACCGCCTCGTACAGCGGGCTGTTCAAGTCGTTCTTCGACCTGGTCGAGAACACCGCCCTGACCGGCAAGCCCGTGCTCATCGCGGCGACCGGCGGCACCGCCCGGCACTCGCTGGTGCTGGAGCACGCGATGCGCCCGCTCTTCGCCTACCTGCGGGCGGTCACGCTGCCGACGTCGGTGTACGCGGCATCGGAGGACTGGGGCGCGGCGGGCGACGCGTACGCGGACGGCCTGCCGGTCCGCATCCGGCGCGCGGGCGGCGAGCTGGCCCACGCGGTCACGGGCGGCGGCACGGTCTCGGGCGCCTCCAGGGCGCCGGGCCCGGACGACGAGGTGGTCCCGTTCGCGCAGCAGCTCGCCGCGCTGCGCCCGGCCTGA
- a CDS encoding universal stress protein, with protein sequence MGRIVVGVDGSESSVKALHWAVRQAQLTGDTVEAVNSWEYPATSWASMMPGLPEDFDPQALATVSLTETLEEALGAEGAAAVSKVVVIGNPAQALLDRAEGANLLVVGARGYSGFKATLLGSVSLHVTQHASCPVTVVRN encoded by the coding sequence ATGGGCAGGATCGTGGTGGGCGTCGACGGCTCCGAGTCGTCGGTCAAGGCACTGCACTGGGCCGTACGCCAGGCGCAGCTGACCGGCGACACGGTGGAGGCGGTCAACAGCTGGGAGTACCCCGCGACCAGCTGGGCATCGATGATGCCGGGCCTGCCGGAGGACTTCGACCCGCAGGCGCTGGCCACCGTGTCGCTCACGGAGACGCTGGAGGAGGCGCTGGGCGCCGAGGGCGCCGCCGCCGTCAGCAAGGTCGTGGTGATCGGCAATCCGGCGCAGGCGCTGCTCGACCGCGCGGAGGGCGCGAACCTGCTGGTCGTGGGCGCACGCGGCTACAGCGGCTTCAAGGCGACCCTGCTCGGCTCGGTCAGCCTGCACGTCACCCAGCACGCGTCGTGCCCGGTGACGGTCGTCCGCAACTGA